A part of Dreissena polymorpha isolate Duluth1 chromosome 13, UMN_Dpol_1.0, whole genome shotgun sequence genomic DNA contains:
- the LOC127856152 gene encoding gamma-aminobutyric acid type B receptor subunit 2-like, producing the protein MSSPNINSIILVGCLLLYATIVIKTLAMTTKALCAVQLFCFWIGFATTFGSMLSKTWRIYKIFTNKQMKRMVIRDKHLLIIIGILVTMETLVLIVWEIYSPHREQQQDAERVTTDTGDKMIAFYRVCVSEHSNYFN; encoded by the exons ATGTCATCACCAAATATAAACAGCATTATACTTGTTGGTTGTCTACTTCTGTACGCAACTATAGTTATCAAGACACTTGCAATGACAACAAAAGCACTGTGTGCG GTGCAATTGTTTTGCTTCTGGATAGGATTCGCAACTACCTTTGGTTCCATGCTTTCCAAGACATGGAGAATCTATAAAATTTTCACTAATAAACAAATGAAGAGAATG GTCATCCGGGACAAACATCTTCTGATCATCATCGGTATACTCGTCACCATGGAAACACTTGTGTTAATTGTGTGGGAGATTTACTCACCGCATCGAGAGCAACAACAGGATGCAGAGAGA GTGACCACAGACACAGGGGACAAAATGATAGCGTTTTACCGTGTTTGTGTTTCGGAGCACTCCAACTATTTCAACTGA